One Streptomyces coeruleorubidus DNA segment encodes these proteins:
- a CDS encoding carboxylate-amine ligase — MTTIGVEEEYLLLDPVTGLPVPLADKVRAAAGLAHLVADQEVQCELLQAQVEVATPVCGTLEEAGGHLLRLRHAIGAAAEAHGCRIAACGTPPLRHRHPVAVTDQARYRAMLTQAPQLVAEQLVNGMHVHVAVPSRETGVQVLNRIRVWLPTLTAMSANSPLWDGHDTGFASWRTVIFGRWPVSGVPPFFRDVDDYDRRVTRLLESGVISDSGQLYWQTRLSARYPTVEVRCMDVQLRADDAVMLAGMTHALVDTAIAETAAGAPVPDCAPELLQVALWHAARHGLSDTLVCPSGRPRRAGDVLYQLLRHVAPALDASGATRQVTALVHRLLQNGTGADRQRGALAEGGIRAVTDLIGAESSVS, encoded by the coding sequence ATGACGACGATCGGTGTGGAAGAGGAGTACCTGCTCCTCGACCCGGTTACCGGGCTGCCGGTACCCCTGGCCGACAAGGTGCGGGCCGCGGCGGGTCTGGCGCATCTCGTGGCCGACCAGGAGGTGCAGTGCGAGCTGCTGCAGGCGCAGGTCGAGGTGGCCACGCCGGTGTGCGGCACGCTGGAGGAGGCAGGGGGACATCTGTTGCGGCTGCGGCACGCCATCGGGGCGGCGGCGGAAGCGCACGGCTGCCGGATCGCGGCCTGCGGGACGCCTCCGCTGCGCCATCGTCACCCGGTGGCCGTCACCGACCAGGCCCGTTACCGGGCCATGCTCACGCAGGCGCCCCAGCTGGTGGCGGAGCAGCTGGTCAACGGCATGCACGTGCACGTGGCCGTGCCCAGCCGGGAGACGGGCGTGCAGGTCCTGAACCGGATCCGGGTCTGGCTGCCGACCCTGACGGCCATGTCGGCGAACTCCCCGCTCTGGGACGGACACGACACCGGCTTCGCCAGCTGGCGCACCGTGATCTTCGGCCGCTGGCCGGTCAGCGGCGTGCCCCCGTTCTTCCGTGACGTGGACGACTACGACCGGCGCGTGACGCGACTGCTGGAGAGCGGTGTGATCTCGGACAGCGGGCAGTTGTACTGGCAGACCCGCCTGTCGGCCCGGTACCCCACCGTCGAGGTGCGGTGCATGGACGTTCAACTGCGCGCGGACGACGCGGTCATGCTCGCGGGCATGACGCACGCTCTCGTGGACACCGCCATCGCGGAGACGGCCGCCGGGGCGCCGGTGCCCGACTGCGCGCCGGAGCTTCTCCAGGTCGCCCTGTGGCATGCCGCCCGGCACGGTCTGAGCGACACCTTGGTATGCCCGAGCGGCCGGCCGCGCCGGGCCGGCGACGTGCTGTACCAGCTCCTGCGGCACGTCGCGCCGGCACTCGACGCGTCCGGCGCGACCCGGCAGGTGACGGCCTTGGTCCACCGGCTCCTCCAGAACGGGACCGGAGCGGACAGACAGCGCGGCGCTCTCGCCGAAGGCGGCATACGGGCCGTCACCGACCTGATCGGCGCGGAGAGCAGCGTGTCGTGA
- a CDS encoding SPFH domain-containing protein, whose translation MEASAFLIAGLIVALFAVFTVVRAVRIVPQARARNVERLGRYHRTLNPGLSLVIPYIDRVHPVIDLREQVVSFKPQPVITEDNLVVEIDTVLYFQVTDPRAAFYEIANFLQAVEQLTVTTLRNVVGSMDLEKTLTSRDTINSQLRGVLDEATGKWGLRVNRVEIKAIDPPQSIKDAMQKQMRAERDKRAAILGAEGQRQSQILTAEGDKQAAVLRAEGNRTAAILQAEGQSRAIDEVFQAVHRNDPDPKLLAWQYLQTLPQLAQGAGSTFWVIPSEVTSALQGVSRAFSEALPPSPATREKPTDDMAAQAADDTAQAAQAAAAALADAAKADRVDPGTLPSQPPG comes from the coding sequence ATGGAAGCCTCGGCGTTCTTGATTGCCGGCCTGATCGTCGCGCTGTTCGCGGTTTTCACCGTGGTGCGGGCGGTCCGTATCGTGCCCCAGGCCCGTGCTCGCAATGTCGAGCGACTCGGCCGCTACCACCGGACCCTGAATCCCGGTCTCAGTCTCGTCATCCCGTACATCGACCGGGTTCATCCGGTGATCGACCTCCGGGAACAGGTCGTCTCCTTCAAACCGCAGCCGGTCATCACCGAGGACAACCTCGTCGTCGAGATCGACACCGTCCTCTATTTCCAGGTCACCGATCCACGGGCGGCCTTCTACGAGATCGCGAATTTCCTTCAGGCGGTCGAGCAGTTGACCGTCACCACGTTGCGCAATGTCGTGGGTTCCATGGACCTGGAGAAGACCCTCACCTCGCGCGACACCATCAACAGCCAGCTCCGGGGTGTCCTGGACGAGGCCACCGGCAAGTGGGGGCTGAGGGTCAACCGGGTGGAGATCAAGGCCATCGACCCTCCGCAGTCCATCAAGGACGCGATGCAGAAGCAGATGCGAGCCGAGCGGGACAAGCGGGCCGCGATCCTCGGGGCCGAAGGACAGCGCCAGTCACAGATCCTCACCGCCGAAGGCGACAAGCAGGCCGCCGTCCTGCGCGCCGAGGGCAACCGCACCGCCGCGATCCTCCAGGCCGAGGGCCAGTCCCGGGCCATCGACGAGGTGTTCCAGGCCGTGCACCGCAACGACCCCGATCCCAAGCTCCTCGCCTGGCAGTACCTCCAGACGCTGCCCCAGCTGGCGCAGGGAGCGGGCAGCACGTTCTGGGTGATCCCCAGCGAGGTCACCTCCGCACTCCAGGGTGTGTCCCGCGCCTTCAGCGAAGCGCTGCCCCCGTCGCCGGCCACCCGCGAGAAGCCCACGGACGACATGGCCGCCCAGGCCGCCGACGACACGGCGCAGGCGGCGCAAGCCGCTGCCGCGGCCCTTGCGGACGCGGCGAAGGCCGATCGCGTCGACCCCGGAACGCTCCCGTCCCAGCCTCCTGGCTGA
- a CDS encoding lactonase family protein translates to MTSFRAEGQRLKDRQVVASGGEFPASIAVHGKAAYVMNAGGEGSVQGFRITGEGLKPLKGSHRSLGLDNEEIPRFDTSPGEVEFTPDGRNLVVTTKGNNTVEVFPMKRDGLPAVAQPVVNDSAGGVPFAISFDRSGKRMMVAEAEKSTVTTYQVKRDGRLKVLQEPLANGQETLCWLERAGNYFYGGNTGNSTVTGYRMDKQGTLSLTNGVGIATPPSAKSQGVIDLAVTEDEKFVYVQNAVSGTVDGFRVEADGALTKVTTAEGLPAFDESGMEGIAAV, encoded by the coding sequence GTGACGTCGTTCCGTGCCGAGGGGCAGCGGCTCAAGGACCGGCAAGTCGTGGCATCCGGTGGGGAGTTCCCCGCCAGTATCGCGGTGCACGGCAAGGCCGCGTACGTCATGAACGCGGGTGGCGAGGGCAGCGTCCAGGGCTTCCGGATCACCGGTGAAGGGCTCAAGCCGCTGAAGGGATCCCACCGTTCCCTGGGCCTGGACAACGAGGAGATACCGCGTTTCGACACCTCGCCGGGCGAGGTCGAGTTCACTCCGGACGGACGCAACCTGGTGGTCACGACGAAGGGCAACAACACCGTCGAGGTCTTCCCGATGAAGCGAGACGGTCTGCCGGCCGTCGCGCAGCCCGTCGTCAACGACTCCGCGGGCGGTGTTCCGTTCGCGATCAGCTTCGACCGGAGCGGGAAGCGGATGATGGTCGCCGAGGCGGAGAAGTCCACGGTCACCACGTACCAGGTGAAGCGTGACGGAAGGCTGAAGGTCCTCCAGGAGCCGCTCGCCAACGGCCAGGAGACCCTGTGCTGGCTGGAGCGCGCGGGCAACTACTTCTACGGTGGCAACACCGGCAACTCCACCGTCACCGGCTATCGCATGGACAAGCAGGGCACGCTGAGCCTGACCAACGGGGTGGGCATCGCCACTCCGCCCTCCGCCAAGTCCCAGGGCGTGATCGACCTCGCCGTGACGGAGGACGAGAAGTTCGTCTACGTCCAGAACGCCGTCTCGGGCACCGTCGACGGCTTCCGCGTCGAGGCCGACGGCGCTCTCACCAAGGTCACCACGGCCGAGGGCCTGCCCGCCTTCGACGAGTCCGGCATGGAGGGCATCGCCGCGGTCTGA
- a CDS encoding DUF6192 family protein produces MTEETEKVGNVSQSRYEEIVAELRAVVEQQTRGQFTIGDGALEIEPMRQRGGLVGETPWTVEQSLKRLADDIGLSVTTVKTTRWVASRWPKEHRQPKIASYTVHRTLANIDDEAERFAAILTPPDGKARWTTDDASRRVGQQVETPITPQEKVTAIHSLARDEEVAAAATTDFLKRPQVAAKVSADDKVRVVEEFTRDESVAATAATSLLRRPDVAFRAMSDDTARFQVNHAQNERNRQSREDFDRTSPVAPAVRNIERSMEFLDLVTAFHSFVAAAGRIVPSLRNHTFNDDERTIVHENVARLRATLDWVEMAVDTGKVDVDDELARLLKGE; encoded by the coding sequence ATGACCGAGGAGACCGAGAAGGTCGGAAACGTCAGCCAGTCCCGCTACGAGGAGATCGTGGCCGAGCTGCGGGCCGTGGTCGAGCAGCAGACGCGCGGGCAGTTCACGATCGGCGATGGCGCTCTGGAGATCGAGCCGATGCGGCAGCGGGGCGGGCTCGTCGGGGAAACGCCCTGGACGGTCGAGCAGTCGCTGAAGCGGCTCGCCGACGACATCGGGCTGAGCGTGACCACGGTGAAGACCACGAGGTGGGTGGCCTCGCGCTGGCCGAAGGAACACCGGCAGCCGAAGATCGCGTCCTACACGGTCCACCGGACCCTGGCGAACATCGACGACGAGGCCGAGCGGTTCGCGGCGATTCTGACGCCGCCGGATGGCAAGGCGAGGTGGACCACGGACGACGCGAGCCGGCGGGTGGGGCAGCAGGTCGAGACGCCGATCACGCCGCAGGAGAAGGTCACCGCGATCCATTCGCTGGCCCGGGACGAGGAGGTCGCGGCGGCGGCGACCACCGATTTCCTGAAGCGTCCGCAGGTCGCGGCCAAAGTGTCGGCGGACGACAAGGTCCGGGTGGTGGAGGAGTTCACGCGGGACGAGTCGGTCGCGGCGACGGCCGCGACCAGCCTGCTGCGCAGGCCGGACGTCGCGTTCAGGGCGATGAGTGACGACACCGCCCGGTTCCAGGTCAACCATGCCCAGAACGAGCGCAACCGGCAATCCCGCGAGGACTTCGACCGCACCAGTCCAGTCGCCCCGGCCGTGAGGAACATCGAGCGGAGCATGGAGTTCCTGGACCTGGTCACCGCCTTCCACTCCTTCGTCGCGGCGGCTGGCCGGATTGTCCCCTCGTTGCGCAACCACACGTTCAACGACGACGAGCGCACGATCGTGCACGAGAACGTGGCCCGCTTGCGGGCGACGCTCGACTGGGTGGAAATGGCCGTGGACACCGGAAAGGTCGACGTCGATGATGAGCTGGCCCGTCTGCTGAAGGGCGAGTAG
- a CDS encoding RacP protein, producing the protein MARASRRRGDAARRHADTVRFVLFEARPAGLEFPQLVRASDLTPSQVRSGLAALKDQAAEKGWPPLTWNRATGYQLGAERDVLEAYERAVLREKLTEFRRFITGTVGPHAAAHPGDKWVKHIVAQLNSIESTLDLINSS; encoded by the coding sequence ATGGCCCGTGCCTCGCGGCGACGGGGCGATGCGGCCAGACGCCACGCGGACACCGTCCGGTTCGTGCTGTTCGAGGCCAGACCCGCCGGCCTTGAGTTCCCTCAGCTGGTACGCGCCAGCGACCTGACCCCCAGCCAGGTCCGTTCCGGGCTTGCCGCGCTGAAGGACCAGGCCGCGGAGAAGGGCTGGCCCCCGCTGACCTGGAACAGGGCGACGGGCTATCAGCTCGGCGCCGAGCGGGACGTGCTGGAGGCATACGAACGGGCGGTGCTCAGGGAGAAGCTGACCGAGTTCCGCCGGTTCATCACCGGCACCGTCGGCCCGCACGCCGCCGCCCACCCGGGCGACAAGTGGGTCAAGCACATCGTCGCCCAGCTCAACTCCATCGAGTCCACCCTCGACCTCATCAACAGCTCCTGA
- a CDS encoding IS5 family transposase encodes MRSRRYPSDTTNAEWALLEPLLPTPACETSAGGRPEKHPRREIVDGIRYVVDTGCKWRALPADFPPWRTVWGFMARWAAAGIVGQIRDQLAGRIRRDMGKGPRAVATVIDSQSVKAAETVSKATRGYDAGKKINGRKRHLVVDTRGLPLMVMVTPADLHDAAAAKEVLFRLRLMHPEITIVWADSAYAGKLIDWAKQHLNLTIKPVSRPKDASGFIVLPRRWVVERSLAWMMHARRHARDYERLVQHSETLITWAAITLMTRRLARKGATPSWPRKPAAADG; translated from the coding sequence ATGCGTTCTCGCCGCTATCCCTCGGACACCACGAACGCCGAATGGGCCCTGCTCGAACCGCTGTTGCCCACCCCGGCCTGCGAGACCTCGGCCGGCGGCAGGCCGGAGAAGCATCCCCGCCGCGAGATCGTCGATGGCATTCGCTACGTCGTGGACACGGGCTGCAAGTGGCGGGCTCTGCCCGCCGACTTCCCGCCCTGGCGCACGGTCTGGGGGTTCATGGCCCGCTGGGCCGCCGCCGGGATCGTCGGCCAGATCCGTGACCAGCTCGCCGGCCGGATCCGCCGGGACATGGGCAAAGGCCCCCGGGCGGTCGCCACCGTGATCGACTCCCAGAGCGTCAAGGCCGCGGAAACCGTCTCCAAGGCCACCCGCGGCTACGACGCGGGCAAGAAGATCAACGGCCGCAAGCGCCACCTGGTAGTCGACACCCGCGGCCTGCCCCTCATGGTCATGGTCACCCCTGCCGACCTGCACGACGCCGCAGCCGCGAAGGAAGTCCTCTTCCGCCTCCGCCTCATGCACCCCGAGATCACGATCGTCTGGGCCGACTCCGCCTACGCCGGCAAGCTCATCGACTGGGCAAAACAGCACCTCAACCTCACGATCAAGCCCGTCAGCCGACCCAAGGACGCCTCCGGCTTCATCGTGCTCCCACGTCGTTGGGTCGTCGAACGCAGCCTCGCGTGGATGATGCACGCCCGCCGACATGCCCGGGACTATGAACGGCTCGTCCAGCACTCCGAAACTTTGATCACCTGGGCCGCCATCACCCTCATGACCAGGCGACTTGCCCGCAAAGGCGCCACCCCCAGCTGGCCGAGGAAACCGGCAGCGGCCGACGGCTGA
- a CDS encoding NucA/NucB deoxyribonuclease domain-containing protein, with protein MNAGPEQTIKMKIGVSKQELADLRAKGKKASDAGLTSLPVPGPSQAKKSPPTSRAAKPVAKPLTAVQAERAARQAAAANVQAQAQDSSPRAAAAAEADRGYVPIEDEPNADRLDACFDGDSADRDIGRIYNRFTYCARYDLEAEYWEIDNKGNPVEREGTTTAKLKVFGQGDAKDRRVRIWSQIEKDSVEHDWGPWDNIFTAPNVDLSLMASCSQGGTVCGASPGAYTLPWATWDNNPIWADWDITNNDARSAGRDKISYNQWYVEAWTDGEDYTTVGSGTTPERMVRCDSADYFKHGQIRYPKACVFYEVTPHLTYTRGTSSTHHAVADHLDIAMNNPNSTYPLLAAPNQPWPRNKIIPGKYSPSNPNAPGLHRIIPKLHKAEYKANLDHKNGACFKRGPQRHLYQQTGLPNGTGDREQCDEFPFASTLEGAGNPNWDFSVKSIPASDNQVAGGMLRVYYTDDRILAWDKGLDSPDLTNDRFYMQIN; from the coding sequence GTGAATGCCGGGCCTGAACAGACCATCAAGATGAAGATCGGCGTCTCGAAGCAGGAGCTGGCCGATCTGCGCGCGAAGGGCAAGAAGGCCAGCGATGCGGGGCTGACAAGCCTGCCCGTGCCCGGCCCTTCCCAGGCCAAGAAGTCGCCGCCCACGTCCCGTGCCGCCAAGCCGGTGGCGAAGCCGCTGACCGCGGTGCAGGCTGAGCGTGCAGCACGGCAGGCGGCGGCCGCCAACGTCCAGGCTCAGGCTCAGGACTCCAGTCCGAGGGCCGCCGCGGCGGCCGAGGCCGATCGCGGCTACGTGCCCATCGAGGACGAGCCCAACGCAGACCGCCTGGACGCCTGCTTCGACGGCGACAGTGCCGATAGGGACATCGGCCGCATCTACAACCGGTTCACCTATTGCGCCCGCTACGACCTCGAAGCCGAGTACTGGGAGATCGACAACAAGGGCAACCCGGTCGAGAGGGAGGGCACCACCACCGCCAAGTTGAAGGTGTTCGGGCAGGGTGACGCCAAGGACCGGCGGGTGAGGATCTGGTCGCAGATCGAGAAAGACTCCGTCGAACACGACTGGGGGCCCTGGGACAACATCTTCACCGCCCCCAACGTGGACCTGTCCCTGATGGCCTCGTGCTCGCAGGGCGGCACAGTGTGCGGCGCCAGCCCCGGCGCCTACACCCTTCCCTGGGCCACCTGGGACAACAACCCCATCTGGGCCGACTGGGATATCACCAACAACGACGCGCGCTCCGCAGGCCGCGACAAGATCTCCTACAACCAGTGGTACGTCGAGGCGTGGACCGACGGCGAGGACTACACCACCGTGGGCAGCGGCACGACCCCGGAGCGCATGGTGCGCTGCGATTCCGCGGACTACTTCAAACACGGCCAGATCAGGTACCCGAAGGCCTGCGTCTTCTACGAGGTCACGCCGCATCTGACCTACACCCGTGGCACCAGCAGCACCCACCACGCGGTCGCTGACCACCTCGACATCGCCATGAACAACCCGAACTCCACCTATCCGCTGCTGGCCGCACCGAACCAGCCCTGGCCTCGGAACAAGATCATTCCGGGTAAGTACTCGCCGTCCAACCCCAATGCTCCGGGCCTGCACCGCATCATCCCAAAGCTCCACAAGGCCGAGTACAAGGCGAACCTGGACCACAAGAACGGCGCCTGCTTCAAGAGGGGACCGCAGCGGCATCTGTACCAGCAGACGGGTCTGCCCAACGGGACCGGTGACCGTGAGCAGTGCGACGAGTTCCCCTTCGCCTCCACCCTGGAGGGTGCGGGCAACCCCAACTGGGACTTCTCCGTCAAGTCCATCCCGGCAAGCGATAACCAAGTGGCCGGCGGCATGCTGCGCGTGTACTACACCGATGACCGGATTCTGGCCTGGGACAAGGGGCTGGACAGCCCCGACCTGACCAACGACCGCTTCTACATGCAGATCAACTAG
- a CDS encoding DUF6461 domain-containing protein, with amino-acid sequence MLDLTEMFGEGWCVTLAPMGAMQALERMGVLKADLVRDGMERASERLESGSEGPEVMLLARDVRGGWCMVVELEGTSGWVGMDHGVLAALSADGRVVVSAFQDPNQIMVQVAADGTVVCELDVLAGYFTRVWGEGRSVELLLAAGYSRDGDPVGQAEQLDFAERAVLALAAVTGVELTEADFDGPWLAGLAGPAGDPD; translated from the coding sequence GTGCTGGATTTGACGGAGATGTTTGGTGAGGGCTGGTGCGTGACTCTTGCGCCTATGGGGGCCATGCAGGCTCTGGAACGTATGGGGGTGCTCAAGGCTGACCTTGTCCGAGACGGGATGGAGCGGGCCAGTGAGCGGCTGGAATCCGGGAGCGAGGGACCCGAGGTGATGCTCCTGGCGCGTGATGTGCGGGGCGGATGGTGCATGGTGGTTGAGCTGGAGGGAACCTCGGGCTGGGTAGGGATGGACCACGGGGTGCTTGCCGCGCTGTCTGCGGACGGCCGGGTGGTGGTCTCTGCGTTCCAGGACCCGAACCAGATCATGGTGCAGGTTGCGGCTGACGGCACGGTGGTGTGTGAACTGGACGTGCTTGCCGGCTACTTCACCCGTGTTTGGGGTGAGGGCCGCTCGGTGGAGTTGTTGCTGGCTGCGGGGTACTCCCGCGATGGTGATCCGGTCGGGCAGGCCGAACAGTTGGATTTCGCCGAGCGGGCCGTGCTGGCGCTTGCCGCGGTGACCGGGGTGGAATTGACGGAAGCCGATTTTGACGGCCCGTGGCTCGCCGGCTTGGCCGGTCCTGCAGGTGACCCTGACTGA
- a CDS encoding PucR family transcriptional regulator: MTGQHVSEEYGKYLDGYAGILADASATGRRLTREELDSRRTLGEKAAEAGLGLRALVAAHMAEARTNWPIGNGVSVDSVLAAAGQAMDAFAEGYERAQRHAVRQEEAARREFIDDLLYGRSDLGRLAQRAERYGLRLSYEHAVAVARGTTAYDEGDPALREVERALISRFGDRSILLTTKDGRLVCIAPGDQDEVLAYFAKQAFAVTGGGQVAIGRPQPGAAGVVHSYEEALNALELAERLELDAPVLRAADLLVYPVLTRDRQAMADLVHSALGPLRQARGGAQPLLDTLTAYFDSGCVSAEAARRLSLSVRAFTYRLERIHKLTGADPSDPVHRYTLQTAVIGARLLDWPAESF, from the coding sequence ATGACAGGTCAGCACGTGTCCGAGGAGTACGGCAAGTACCTGGACGGATACGCCGGCATCCTCGCAGACGCCTCCGCGACGGGCCGCCGGCTGACGCGGGAGGAACTGGACTCGCGCCGCACGCTGGGTGAGAAGGCAGCGGAGGCCGGTCTCGGGCTGCGCGCCCTGGTCGCCGCTCACATGGCCGAGGCCCGGACGAACTGGCCGATCGGGAACGGTGTCTCCGTGGACAGTGTGCTCGCGGCCGCCGGCCAGGCCATGGACGCGTTCGCCGAGGGCTACGAGCGGGCCCAGCGGCACGCCGTACGCCAGGAGGAAGCCGCCCGCCGGGAGTTCATCGACGACCTGCTGTACGGCCGCAGCGACCTGGGCCGGCTGGCCCAGCGCGCGGAGCGCTACGGGCTGCGTCTGTCGTACGAGCACGCGGTCGCCGTGGCGCGCGGCACGACTGCCTACGACGAGGGAGATCCGGCCCTCCGGGAGGTGGAGCGCGCGCTGATCAGCCGGTTCGGTGACCGCAGCATCCTGCTCACCACCAAGGACGGACGGCTCGTGTGCATCGCCCCCGGCGATCAGGACGAGGTCCTCGCGTACTTCGCGAAGCAGGCGTTCGCCGTCACGGGCGGGGGACAGGTGGCGATCGGCCGTCCCCAGCCCGGCGCGGCAGGCGTCGTCCACTCGTACGAAGAGGCCCTGAACGCTCTCGAACTCGCCGAACGACTGGAACTCGACGCGCCCGTGCTGCGCGCCGCCGACCTCCTCGTCTATCCGGTCCTCACCCGCGACCGGCAGGCCATGGCCGACCTGGTGCACAGTGCTCTCGGCCCGCTGCGTCAGGCCCGCGGCGGTGCCCAGCCGCTCCTGGACACCCTCACCGCGTACTTCGATTCCGGCTGCGTGTCCGCGGAAGCCGCGCGGCGGCTGTCGCTGAGCGTGCGGGCCTTCACCTATCGCCTGGAACGCATCCACAAGCTCACCGGCGCCGATCCGTCCGACCCGGTCCACCGCTACACGCTGCAGACCGCGGTGATCGGGGCCCGTTTGCTGGACTGGCCGGCGGAATCCTTCTGA
- a CDS encoding cation:proton antiporter, giving the protein MVLVVVFGAALLIAVLLSGLAARTVLSTSFLFLVGGALVSDGFLGLIHITPDSEIVSVTADLALFAVLFTDGMHVSFPKLRENWRNPARALGLGMPLAFVGMALITHFAVGLDWTTSFLVGAVLAPTDPVFASAIVGRKEVPAKLRQLLNVESGINDGLALPVVLILIAASGPASGHAESSLGKIALELVLGLVFGVVLPIMVTGLVRFRLLGAEPKLQPLLPLAIGVILYATCHLTHANPYLAAFSAGAVLTARSVEAREAFEPLGEALAELAKFAALLVFGALLTPRLFGDLSFGGYVAVVLAIVLIRPASLLLSLLGTRFDRREKLVAAWFGPKGFASVVYGLLVLQAGIPQGEEAFTLIAVCIAFSIIAHSSTDVPIARLFDVEDLAGVPGGDTTARTGKESDRVDA; this is encoded by the coding sequence ATGGTGCTCGTCGTGGTTTTCGGGGCGGCGCTGCTCATCGCGGTGCTGTTGTCGGGTCTCGCGGCCCGGACCGTTCTGTCGACGTCGTTCCTCTTCCTGGTCGGTGGGGCCCTCGTCAGTGACGGTTTCCTCGGGCTGATCCACATCACGCCGGACAGTGAGATCGTGTCCGTCACGGCCGACTTGGCGCTGTTCGCCGTGCTGTTCACCGACGGCATGCACGTCTCCTTCCCCAAGCTGCGCGAGAACTGGCGGAACCCGGCTCGCGCGCTCGGACTCGGCATGCCCCTCGCGTTCGTCGGCATGGCGCTGATCACGCACTTCGCCGTCGGCCTGGACTGGACGACGTCCTTCCTCGTCGGTGCCGTGCTGGCGCCCACCGACCCGGTGTTCGCCTCCGCGATCGTCGGGCGCAAGGAGGTCCCGGCGAAGCTGCGTCAGCTGCTGAACGTGGAGAGCGGCATCAATGACGGGCTCGCTCTGCCGGTCGTCCTGATCCTGATCGCCGCGTCCGGGCCGGCCTCCGGGCACGCCGAGTCGTCACTGGGGAAGATCGCGCTGGAGCTTGTCCTCGGGTTGGTCTTCGGTGTCGTCCTGCCGATCATGGTGACCGGCCTCGTACGGTTCCGGCTGCTGGGTGCGGAACCCAAGCTCCAGCCGCTGCTGCCGCTCGCGATCGGCGTGATCCTGTACGCGACCTGCCACCTCACGCACGCCAACCCCTACCTCGCCGCGTTCTCCGCGGGCGCCGTGCTCACGGCACGCTCCGTCGAGGCCAGGGAGGCGTTCGAGCCGCTCGGCGAGGCGCTGGCGGAGCTGGCCAAGTTCGCGGCGCTGCTGGTGTTCGGCGCGCTGCTGACGCCGCGGTTGTTCGGTGACCTCTCCTTCGGCGGCTACGTCGCCGTCGTCCTCGCCATCGTGCTGATCCGCCCGGCGTCGCTGCTGCTGTCGCTGCTCGGCACCCGGTTCGACCGGCGGGAGAAGCTGGTCGCGGCCTGGTTCGGCCCGAAGGGCTTCGCGTCGGTGGTGTACGGACTGCTGGTGCTGCAGGCCGGGATCCCGCAGGGCGAGGAGGCGTTCACGCTGATCGCCGTGTGCATTGCCTTCTCGATCATCGCGCACAGCTCCACCGACGTGCCGATCGCCCGGCTGTTCGACGTCGAGGACCTCGCAGGTGTACCCGGCGGGGACACCACGGCGCGAACCGGCAAGGAGAGCGACCGTGTCGACGCGTGA